The following proteins are co-located in the Vicugna pacos chromosome 3, VicPac4, whole genome shotgun sequence genome:
- the MED7 gene encoding mediator of RNA polymerase II transcription subunit 7, whose amino-acid sequence MGEPQQVSALPPPPMQYIKEYTDENIQEGLAPKPPPPIKDSYMMFGNQFQCDDLIIRPLESQGIERLHPMQFDHKKELRKLNMSILINFLDLLDILIRSPGSIKREEKLEDLKLLFVHVHHLINEYRPHQARETLRVMMEVQKRQRLETAERFQKHLERVIEMIQNCLASLPDDLPHSEAGMRVKSEPMDADDSNNCTGQNEQQRENSGSRRDQIIEKDAALCVLIDEMNERP is encoded by the coding sequence ATGGGTGAGCCACAGCAAGTCAGTGCCCTTCCGCCACCTCCGATGCAGTACATCAAGGAGTATACAGATGAAAATATTCAGGAAGGCCTAGCTCCCAAGCCTCCTCCTCCAATAAAGGACAGTTACATGATGTTCGGCAACCAGTTCCAATGCGACGATCTTATCATCCGTCCTTTAGAAAGTCAGGGTATCGAACGACTTCATCCTATGCAGTTTGATCACAAGAAAGAACTGAGAAAACTCAATATGTCTATCCTTATTAATTTCTTAGATCTCTTAGATATCTTGATAAGGAGCCCTGGGAGTATAAAACGAGAAGAGAAGCTAGAAGATCTTAAGCTGCTTTTTGTACACGTGCATCATCTCATAAATGAATACCGACCCCACCAAGCAAGAGAGACCTTGAGAGTCATGATGGAGGTACAGAAACGTCAACGCCTTGAAACAGCCGAAAGGTTTCAGAAGCATCTGGAACGAGTCATCGAGATGATTCAGAATTGCTTGGCTTCTTTGCCTGATGACTTGCCCCATTCGGAAGCAGGGATGAGAGTAAAATCTGAACCAATGGATGCTGATGATAGCAACAATTGTACTGGACAGAATGAACAACAAAGAGAAAATTCAGGATCTAGGAGAGACCAGATTATAGAGAAAGATGCTGCCTTGTGTGTCCTAATTGATGAAATGAATGAAAGACCATGA